The Nitrososphaerota archaeon genome has a window encoding:
- a CDS encoding ferredoxin family protein has product MPGIDPEFKSKRQVVDKHQGHDVWGPVEPPAKLGIHGSTVAVDFDICIADGVCLDVCPVGVFEWLETPGHPASAKKADPVKESDCIFCMACEVQCPVVAIKVFQPS; this is encoded by the coding sequence ATGCCAGGCATAGATCCCGAGTTTAAGTCGAAAAGACAGGTAGTGGATAAACACCAAGGGCACGATGTGTGGGGTCCTGTAGAGCCGCCTGCGAAACTGGGTATACACGGCAGTACCGTGGCGGTCGACTTTGATATCTGCATAGCCGATGGTGTTTGCTTAGATGTATGTCCTGTAGGCGTCTTCGAGTGGCTTGAGACCCCAGGTCACCCAGCTTCAGCTAAGAAGGCTGATCCTGTTAAAGAATCTGACTGCATATTCTGTATGGCTTGCGAAGTCCAGTGTCCCGTAGTAGCCATTAAGGTCTTCCAACCGAGCTGA